In a single window of the Candidatus Wallbacteria bacterium genome:
- a CDS encoding SPFH domain-containing protein — protein MTREKNVQALSGWGMLLLTLALFLSVPLWGYYASQTDSGMLVAVLVLSLVAALFFCTGFFTLQPNEAQILILFGSYCGTVRESGFHWVNPFKLTRREVPLNQPETLRSSHGATYTGFTTSKSMKLSLRTRNFECERLKVNDKRGNPIEIAAVVVWKIEDTAMAVFDVDDYENYVRVQSESAVRHLANSYPYDHMDDGEEVTLRGGGDEIANALQKELQDRLSKAGVHVEEARLTHLAYSPEIAQTMLRRQQAEAVIAARQKIVHGAVSMVEMALRELSEKKVLILDEERKAAMVSNLLVVLCGESETKPVINTGTLYQ, from the coding sequence ATGACAAGAGAGAAAAATGTACAGGCATTGAGCGGCTGGGGTATGCTCCTGCTCACTCTGGCTCTGTTTTTAAGTGTTCCGCTCTGGGGTTATTATGCCTCTCAAACCGATTCCGGGATGCTGGTCGCTGTTTTGGTACTCAGTCTGGTGGCCGCACTGTTTTTCTGCACAGGTTTTTTCACCCTTCAGCCCAATGAGGCGCAGATTCTGATTCTGTTCGGTTCTTACTGTGGAACAGTGAGGGAATCAGGTTTTCACTGGGTCAATCCTTTCAAACTGACCAGAAGGGAAGTCCCGCTAAATCAGCCTGAAACCCTCAGAAGCTCACACGGAGCGACTTACACCGGGTTTACCACTTCGAAAAGCATGAAGCTCTCGCTAAGGACCCGCAACTTCGAGTGTGAACGACTGAAGGTCAATGACAAGCGCGGCAATCCGATCGAGATCGCGGCTGTAGTCGTCTGGAAGATCGAGGACACTGCCATGGCTGTGTTCGATGTGGACGATTACGAGAACTATGTGCGGGTGCAGAGCGAATCTGCAGTCAGGCATCTGGCTAATTCATATCCATACGATCACATGGACGATGGTGAGGAAGTAACCCTGCGTGGCGGAGGGGACGAAATCGCTAATGCACTTCAGAAAGAATTGCAGGATCGTCTGAGTAAAGCTGGAGTGCATGTAGAGGAAGCCAGGCTTACCCATCTTGCTTACTCCCCTGAAATCGCCCAGACCATGTTGCGGCGTCAGCAGGCGGAAGCTGTGATTGCAGCCCGGCAGAAAATAGTGCACGGAGCTGTGAGCATGGTGGAGATGGCTCTGCGTGAATTGTCAGAAAAGAAGGTGCTGATCCTGGATGAGGAGCGGAAAGCGGCAATGGTCAGCAATCTGCTTGTCGTCCTTTGCGGCGAGTCCGAAACAAAGCCTGTGATTAATACCGGGACATTGTATCAATAA
- a CDS encoding RNA polymerase sigma factor RpoD/SigA has protein sequence MENKEIVFYLKEISRFSFLDKVEERQYLAKAKNGDKEARRILVCAHLPLVVNIAKNYLNHGIGLSDLIQEGNLALLQAIKKFDLKWKNRFNTYATYCVRQNILRAIYNQSRTIRLPVHLYEKFLKIRKFSEQFYQKYQTWPTDREISEKTGISFQRVERINGYFEKVLSLENYHAALEGDCTPEETAVNNSYQNELTSVINDALCDLSEKEREIIKSYFGIGSDQPKTLRELSGIYRLTKERIRQIKNFALQKLANSSLLSFYSSVE, from the coding sequence ATGGAAAACAAAGAAATAGTTTTTTACCTCAAAGAAATCTCCAGATTCAGTTTTCTGGATAAGGTTGAGGAGCGTCAATATCTTGCCAAAGCAAAAAACGGCGATAAGGAAGCACGGAGGATTCTTGTCTGTGCCCACCTGCCTCTGGTCGTGAACATTGCTAAAAACTACCTGAATCATGGGATCGGACTTTCAGACCTGATTCAGGAAGGAAACCTGGCTCTGCTCCAGGCCATTAAGAAATTCGATCTCAAGTGGAAGAATCGATTCAACACTTATGCCACTTATTGTGTGCGGCAGAATATCCTGCGTGCCATATACAACCAGAGCAGAACAATCCGCCTGCCAGTGCACTTGTATGAGAAATTCCTGAAAATCAGGAAGTTCTCAGAACAATTCTATCAGAAGTACCAAACCTGGCCCACTGACAGGGAAATTTCCGAAAAAACCGGAATCTCTTTTCAGAGAGTGGAACGGATCAATGGATATTTCGAAAAAGTTCTGTCGCTGGAAAATTATCATGCTGCACTTGAAGGAGACTGCACTCCGGAAGAGACTGCAGTAAACAATTCCTATCAGAATGAGCTGACTTCAGTAATCAATGACGCCCTCTGCGACCTATCAGAAAAGGAACGGGAAATCATCAAGTCATATTTCGGGATCGGCAGCGATCAGCCCAAGACGTTGAGGGAACTTTCCGGCATCTACCGCCTCACTAAGGAAAGAATCAGACAGATCAAGAACTTTGCGCTGCAGAAGCTTGCCAATTCATCGCTGCTTTCTTTTTACTCAAGCGTAGAATGA
- a CDS encoding nitronate monooxygenase: MPKYQFKIGDAKVELPIIQGGMGVGYSLHKLASAVAREGGIGIIATAGVGFAEPDFATHYPDANNRALRQEIRKARELARGGLLGTNIMVALTNYDDMVSAAIEEGIDFIFSGAGLPLHLPALLHKVPNAKTKLVPIVSSGRALELITKTWVKNYNYFPDATVVEGPKAGGHLGYKYEELTGTPPKLKDIFLDVKASAEKIRQQFKKTIPVIAAGGIFTGKDIKEYLDLGAVAAQIGTRFVATEEADVSQAVKELYVRTKKEDVIIIKSPVGMPGRAIRNEFLNAVGRGEKKPFRCPYHCIKTCNPTQSPYCIAFALINANLGKLEEGFAFCGSNVYRVKEISTVPKLIHELISGL; this comes from the coding sequence ATGCCGAAATATCAGTTCAAAATCGGGGATGCCAAAGTCGAGCTGCCGATTATTCAGGGCGGGATGGGAGTAGGCTACTCTCTACATAAACTAGCTTCAGCCGTGGCACGCGAAGGTGGGATCGGGATCATCGCAACCGCCGGAGTAGGCTTTGCGGAACCGGATTTCGCCACCCATTACCCTGATGCCAACAACCGCGCTTTGCGCCAGGAAATACGCAAAGCCAGGGAATTGGCCAGGGGCGGACTGCTGGGCACCAACATCATGGTCGCCCTTACCAATTACGACGACATGGTATCCGCTGCGATCGAGGAAGGCATTGATTTCATTTTTTCCGGAGCAGGTCTGCCGCTGCACCTGCCTGCCCTGCTGCATAAAGTCCCCAATGCAAAGACCAAACTGGTCCCGATTGTCAGTTCCGGGCGCGCCCTTGAACTGATCACCAAGACCTGGGTCAAAAACTATAACTATTTTCCTGACGCCACAGTCGTAGAAGGACCAAAGGCAGGCGGCCACCTGGGTTACAAATACGAGGAACTCACCGGAACACCGCCCAAACTGAAAGATATTTTCCTGGACGTGAAAGCTTCGGCTGAGAAGATCAGACAGCAATTCAAGAAAACAATACCAGTGATTGCAGCGGGCGGTATTTTCACAGGCAAGGATATAAAAGAATACCTTGATCTGGGTGCTGTAGCGGCGCAGATAGGAACCCGCTTTGTAGCCACCGAAGAGGCTGATGTTTCGCAGGCAGTCAAGGAATTGTATGTAAGGACAAAAAAGGAAGACGTGATCATCATCAAGAGTCCGGTAGGGATGCCTGGCCGGGCGATCAGGAATGAGTTCCTGAATGCCGTGGGAAGAGGTGAAAAAAAACCTTTCCGCTGCCCATATCACTGCATCAAAACCTGCAATCCAACACAATCTCCATACTGCATCGCCTTTGCCCTGATCAATGCCAATCTGGGCAAGCTGGAGGAAGGATTCGCTTTCTGTGGTTCAAATGTTTACAGGGTCAAGGAAATCAGCACTGTCCCAAAGCTGATTCATGAGTTGATTTCGGGATTGTAA
- a CDS encoding Hsp20/alpha crystallin family protein: MFGIIRREKKNDLPAFDQLAREFFNTDLWETGYRYPAVDIYEKDKIVHIDAEVPGLDKEDIKVELEEGILSISGETKAETEEKDKNYFRTERRYGTFKRTFTLGDGVDETGIQAKFDNGILKVLVPLKEIPKKEAKLIEVK; the protein is encoded by the coding sequence ATGTTTGGAATCATCAGGAGAGAAAAAAAGAACGATCTGCCTGCCTTTGATCAGCTGGCCAGGGAATTTTTCAACACAGATCTCTGGGAGACAGGTTACAGGTATCCGGCTGTGGACATCTATGAAAAGGACAAAATCGTGCACATTGATGCCGAAGTCCCGGGACTTGACAAAGAAGACATCAAAGTTGAACTGGAAGAAGGAATTCTCTCGATCTCAGGGGAAACGAAAGCGGAAACTGAAGAGAAAGACAAGAACTATTTCAGGACTGAGCGCAGATACGGCACATTCAAACGCACATTCACACTGGGCGATGGAGTCGATGAAACCGGAATCCAGGCTAAATTCGACAACGGTATCTTGAAAGTGCTGGTTCCGCTCAAAGAGATTCCCAAAAAAGAGGCCAAATTGATCGAAGTGAAGTAA
- a CDS encoding glutamine--tRNA ligase/YqeY domain fusion protein — translation MAEMERERAKDFIREIVTQDMESGKHKKIITRFPPEPNGYLHIGHAKALSIDFGVAEEFGGVCSLRFDDTNPAKEETEYVDAIQQDIRWMGFDWGDRLYFASGYFEQMYEWALQMIQKGKAYVCDLSAEELKDCANRGTLTQPGKDSPWRNRPVEENLDLFRRMREGEFQDGTRTLRAKIDMAHPNLNMRDPVMYRILHKEHHRTGGKWCIYPMYDWAHGLEDSIEGVTHSLCSLEYEDHRPLYDWFLDELGIYHPRQIEFARLNLNYTVMSKRKLLELVREKIVDGWDDPRMPTLCGLRRRGYTPAAIRDFLDRIGVAKNNSVVDYALLEHCLREDLNKSAPRVMAVLKPIKVVIENYPEDKMEMLDAENNPEDPSAGTRKVPFSRVIYIEEDDFREDPPKKYFRLSPGAEVRLKHAYYIKCVSVIKDGSGMITELRCTYDPESRGGGTPDGRRVKGTLHWVSAGHAISAEVNLYDNLFLVPDPDAGEYKASLNPESLIRLKQCMLEPGLKDAKPGDRFQFMRQGYFCVDPERADGKLVFNRTVQLTDTWAKIEKKG, via the coding sequence ATGGCGGAGATGGAGAGGGAAAGAGCCAAGGATTTTATCCGGGAGATTGTGACGCAGGACATGGAGTCAGGGAAACACAAGAAGATAATCACCAGATTCCCTCCAGAACCTAACGGTTACCTCCACATCGGACATGCCAAGGCCCTCAGCATCGATTTCGGTGTTGCCGAAGAATTCGGCGGTGTCTGCAGCCTGCGCTTTGACGATACAAATCCTGCCAAAGAAGAAACCGAATATGTAGATGCCATTCAGCAGGACATCCGCTGGATGGGATTTGACTGGGGAGACAGGCTGTATTTCGCTTCCGGTTATTTTGAGCAGATGTATGAATGGGCTCTGCAGATGATCCAAAAAGGGAAAGCCTATGTCTGCGATCTATCCGCTGAGGAACTCAAAGACTGCGCGAATCGAGGTACATTGACCCAGCCGGGCAAAGACAGCCCTTGGCGCAACAGGCCTGTGGAAGAAAATCTGGACCTGTTCCGCCGCATGCGCGAAGGGGAATTCCAGGATGGAACCCGTACCCTGCGGGCCAAGATAGACATGGCGCATCCCAATCTGAACATGCGCGATCCGGTAATGTACCGCATTCTGCACAAGGAACATCATCGTACAGGCGGCAAGTGGTGCATCTATCCCATGTACGACTGGGCACACGGACTGGAAGACTCCATCGAGGGAGTCACCCATTCTCTCTGTTCGCTGGAATACGAGGATCACAGGCCGCTTTACGACTGGTTCCTGGATGAACTGGGAATCTACCATCCCAGGCAGATCGAGTTTGCCAGGCTGAATCTCAATTACACAGTGATGAGCAAGAGAAAACTTCTGGAACTGGTGCGCGAAAAGATAGTGGACGGCTGGGACGACCCGCGCATGCCGACTCTCTGCGGATTGCGCCGCCGCGGTTATACTCCAGCCGCCATCCGTGATTTTCTGGACCGCATCGGTGTGGCCAAGAACAACAGTGTAGTGGATTATGCCCTGCTCGAGCACTGTCTGCGGGAGGACCTGAATAAGAGTGCCCCCCGTGTGATGGCTGTGCTCAAACCCATCAAGGTAGTAATTGAAAACTATCCCGAAGACAAGATGGAAATGCTGGACGCAGAGAATAATCCTGAAGATCCGTCCGCAGGTACCAGGAAAGTACCGTTTTCCAGAGTGATCTATATCGAAGAAGATGATTTCAGGGAAGATCCGCCTAAGAAATATTTCCGGCTTTCTCCGGGTGCTGAAGTGCGGCTCAAGCATGCCTATTACATCAAATGCGTAAGCGTAATCAAAGACGGCAGCGGCATGATCACTGAACTGCGCTGCACATATGACCCGGAATCGCGCGGAGGCGGCACGCCGGATGGCCGCAGGGTCAAAGGCACACTGCACTGGGTCTCTGCCGGCCATGCCATCTCTGCTGAAGTCAATCTCTATGACAACCTTTTCCTGGTGCCTGATCCGGACGCAGGTGAATATAAAGCCAGTCTGAATCCCGAATCACTGATCAGGCTTAAACAATGCATGCTGGAGCCGGGCTTGAAGGATGCTAAACCGGGAGATCGCTTCCAGTTCATGAGGCAGGGCTATTTCTGCGTGGATCCTGAGCGCGCGGACGGGAAACTGGTGTTCAACAGAACAGTACAGCTGACAGATACATGGGCCAAGATCGAGAAAAAAGGTTAA